The Halobellus sp. MBLA0158 genome includes the window ATCTTGGAATACGATGAGGGTCAAGACAAACTTGAAGGCAAGTACTACAACCGACCGGACCAGCGAGGAACCTATGGAATACTGGAACTGTATAGAGTGAACTGAGCAGTCAGTCCGATTTCACGAAGTACATTTCTCCATAGTTCTCACGGCCAGGACCTGTGTAATAGAACCCCTCTAGTACTGTTTCGTCAGAGTCTGTTTTTAAAGCTAAGTCAGCGGTTCCGTAGTGTCTTGTCATCGAAGAGGCTGAATCTGGGTCTGGATCGTTCTCATACTGGTAGTTGAGGCTCGGCCAACGCCCATCTTCAGTCAGTACGGTTGCGCCAGTACTGTCTGACTCGGAATTATCGGTCTCCAGGTGGATACTAATTTTCCGCCATGTCTGGGTGATTTGCAGTGTCGCAGCGACCCGCTGCATTTCCGCATTCGGGTCGTTCGACGCGTGAAGCGCATCATCCGGAATGACTCCTTCATACGAGGTTTTTACGTATCCCGTCCACTCGCCGTTGAAATCAGGAACCTTTGACGCTCCTGTTGCGCGGGCGATTCCGGTCTTCCAGATGAACCGACTGAATGTCGCTGTAAGGAGGGTGAATCCCACACCCCATGAGATCGTAATGCCTGCGACTGCGGGTATTACTGCACTAAGCGTTGTTGAAAGCCATCCCACGGCAAGGGCGGCTGCATAGGCTGCGAATCCAAGAATACCGTATACAGTCGGCCTATTGTCGTTATCCGTTGAGTAGGTATGCATCGCTACTAATCCTCTTCATAGAAGCGTCTGGCCTCTGTGATGAACGCTCTGGCGTGTTCGACATCCCACTGGGTCGTCTCGTCACCAAACAACGGTTGCATCCCATGCTGTACGGTATAGTCAGGGAATCCTTCTTCGGCGTCGGCTTCGAGTTCGTCGAGAATTCCTTCAACTCGATCGCGAATATCATCCTTTGCTATTGTAGCAGTCTCAACGTTTGAGAGGAGGCACTCGATGAAGTATGACGCCGCGTTTTCCTTCTCAATAGCGCCATTCTCTGCGAGTGTATTCCTGAAGTTCTTGAAAATACGAATCGTTGGTTTGTAATTTCCGTTTGTATATTCGTTATACCTAGTGCCCATAATTCGATGACGGCGTGGGAAATTGATGATCTTCGTCCCCTCTGGAGTCCAGAATACAATTCCTTTCATATGGTTTCCTGGCTGGCGTGACCAAAATCGTCGATACTGGAGACAAGGAACGACATCGGCCCCAAGGGGCAACTCATCACTATCCACTTCTATTGCCTTCTCACCACGTTCGACGTTGCGTGTCCCATATTGGGCTTGAAGGGTTCGATACACGCCTTCGGCATGCTCCTCGAACATCTGCTGTGGATTTCGATCGGGGGCATGGCTGACAGCGTGATCAGGGACATGTGAGAAATCCCCGTGGAAGGTGTCCGTCCGAATAACAAGGATGTCTACGTCACCAGAATTGTACACCATAGTCGTGTTCCGGTACGAACCTTGGAGGAGGGTAGCGAATTCTAACCCATCACTGACACCCTGGAGTCCGCCTTCTTCAAGATCATCCCGGAGTTCGCGATTAGTATCTCGGGCTTCTTCTTGATTCGCAGTTTCCGAGTGTGTCCAACGGTTAAGTTTTGCACGAGATATCATTGTGTAGCCAGATGTGCCTAGATGTTATCATACTCCCGAATATCCGCCAACAATAGTGAACTACTGCGTCAGGCTGGCGAGCTCTTTGTTCTCTAAGGAAAGAAACTCTGTGACGTAGTCGTCCAGCGTTGGGTTTTCAGCCGCGAAGAACTTCACAGTACGGAATATCTCCCTGCTAAACCGCTCATAGAGCCCTAGTATATCGGGATCGAGAAGCTCAGGATGAGATGATACCAGTTCCTTTTGAGTCGAAGTCTGGATACGATACGCGAACGAGAGATGTGCATTCAAACCCAACAAAAACACTGACAAACTGGACTGTCGACTCTGTTCGGATTGGGCAATATTCTCCACACCCACAGTCGAGAAGTCAAAGTTCAAGAGATGGTTCTTGTCTAACATTAACTCGTCTGGTTGTATATTGTGCTCGCTGTTTACCAGACCAATAATACGGATAAGGCAAGGAATACACTCACCACAGTTGTATGGGTGTCCGGAAGCGTTCTTTCCCTGCGACAATTCACGTGGATGGGGACACGTTCGAGTAAAGAAGATATCCTCTTTGTTTGGGATACAGTCGACGACTTCCTTCTTCGTGTAGCCAAGGAACGGATTGGTAATTTCCATTTCCCGGTCCGGAAACAGTTCCTCAAAAATTCGATTCAAGCTCTTAACGAACAGTGGATGGACCGTGCGAGTCGTCGTCCAGCCAGATTCCAGCGAGGAGAATCGTGAGAGGACACCATTCTCGGGGACATAGATATCATCAACATCGAGGGCTACCGCGACAGCGGCGGCGAAGGCGAAGTACATGAATGACCGAGTGAACTGCGTATCTTCGTATGCAGAGAACTCCTCGTCGACACCAACTGAAGTAAGATTACCATCGAAGAGATGGTCAAAATTCCGCACTAGATGGCCGACGTTTCGACCATGATCCACACTGACAAAATGTGGATTGTAGCCTTCATCAGCGAGGTGGAATCGGCCACCCAAACTATCCAATCCACCAGAAAAAAGTGCGACAGAATCAGCCTCAGGCAACTGATCATAGTGTCTACCATCGCTCTCATCAATAGACTGATCCTCGTCTATCGCATCGATAAACCGATACTGAAAGTTATCACGCGAGATGAAGCTAACAGCGTGATTCAATTCAGACTCCAACGGTTGCCATTTTTCCACGTCGACAACAGGGTACAAAATCTGTATCTGCCGTGATTTCAGCATTTCCTCCCCGTCATCTTTCGCACCAGTTGGCCCTCGCTTCACTAAACGGTCCGCAGCATACGTACCGAGTGCAAGCTCAACCAACGCCGTGACTGTTGGAGGAGGACTGTGACCGAACAGATCATTAAGAACCTTCTTCGTGTACTTTATTAGACGACCACCTTCCGTTTCGGTCTCGGTCCGATAATCGTCGACGACTATGGTGTAGTCCGAGTCTGCTTCGCTAAGAGTCGATCCGGTCCCGGACTTAATTAGGAATCGCTTAGTTCCCTTCAAAATCCTCGTCCTCCCATACCTCAATCATCTCATGCATGGTATGCCGAATCATTTCCTCTACATCCTCATGCTCTAGGAGCTCCACATCGGCATCTTCGAAAATCGGTGCCAATTCGGGCTGATCCTGTATTTTTTCGACCAACTCATCCGCCCGGTTGGCACACTGATCTCGCAGTTGTTCCTCAAATTCCTCCAGCTCTTGGTCAGTCTCAACGTTCTGGCTGAAATGGAGTTGAAGAGCGGAGTCTGACTCGGGATCATTGGTAGCTGCCTCAATTTCTTCGTTAAGCAGTTGAAACAGATACTCCCGAAAATATACTCGGAAAAATCCTTCAACGCCATGGGCCTCTACGAACTCGTCAATATTATTCTGAATCTCGGTGTCGTTCAAGAGCATCAGCTCCTTCGGTCATAATGTCACCCATCGCACTTTCCATTGCTCGTTCTGCGGACCCAGAGAAGGCTCGGTCTGTTCCCTGAGATCCATCAGCAAGGCCTCGACTGGCAGCCTCTTTTGAGGCTTGCTCAACAACGGCTTCAGAGGCGCCTGCTGCAACGACCTCTTTTGCCACTGAGGCACCAACATCTCTAGTGGCAGACTCGACTCCGTTTTGATGGCTTTTTATCACGAATTCAGAGCCGTACCGGACCGCTAGATATGCTGGAACTTTAGCTGCGCCGTTCGGTTGAGCAGCCAGAATCACCTTGAAATAGATTTCACTTGCCCTGGCAGCATCTTTATCACCCGCAGCATCAGCTAACTCGCGTTTCGCGTCTTCATAACCAGCGTTGGATGCCCCGGATCGGTTCCGGGTTGCCGTTCCCATACAACATTATTCCCATTCTGTATTATAATTCTAATTACTGGGCAACCTCATCGGTATAGTTCATTGAAATACGCCGGTTAGACCCACATACACGGACATCAACGTCTTATCTCCGGTGCGTCAGTTGCTGTGGATCGAATAGTTCGGCTCCGACTTTCGACCCCCGACGTGTAGAGCCAGGAGTCTGTTGTACCCTCAATGGGTGAGGGGTTCGCCGTACTGGCGAGTTCCTAAATACGGTGAGAAAAATGGCAACGAGAGACATCTACGAGACTGGCTTCGACGAAGACGTCCGAACGGAATCGAGTGCGAACCAGTGTCCCGAGTGCGACGGCCGAGTCACCACGAACGCGGTCGAAACGGTCTGCGAGGACTGTGGGCTCGTCATCGAAGAGCAACGTCTCGATCACGGGCCGGAGTGGCGAGCATACGATGAGGACGAGCGCGAGCGAACAGGCGCACCGTTAACGGCGGCCCGCCACGATCGAGGCCTCTCGACGGAGATCGGTCACAGAACCGATGCGCACGGGAACGAACTCTCAGAGCAGAAACGTCGGCGGCTGGCCCGGATGCGACGTGAGCAGACCCGTGGTCGCTGGCGGTCCAAAGCGGAACGGAATCTCGCACACGGGTTGGGCGAGGTGCGCCGGCTGGCGAGTGCGCTCGAACTCTCCGAGTCGATTCGTGACCAGGCGTGCCAGCTCTTTCGGAGGGCTCAGAGCGAGGATCTGCTTCGTGGCAGATCCATCGAAGCCATCGGTGCAGCGAGCATCTACGGTACCGGCCGATGTAACCAACACCCGCTTCTCCTCGAGGATGTCGTCGACGCCGCCCGAGTCGAGTCCACTCGTGTGACCAACGCCTACCGAACACTGAATCGCGAATTAGAGCTCCCGGCACCACCAATGCGCCCGACGTCGTTCGTTCCGCGGCTGATCTCGGAGTTGGGGTTAGACCACGACATTCGCCGCCGCGCGAACGAACTCGCAGAACACGCCGAAGGGACAGCCCTCACGAACGGCTGTCAGCCATCGGGCGTCGCGGCCGCCTGCGTCTATCTGGCCGCCCAAGAACAGGGCGCGTTGATTACCCAATCCACCGTCGCGTCGGCAGCAGAGGTGTCAGTCGTGACGCTCCGAAGCCGGCGGGACGAACTACAAGCGATCTGAGACGCCTCCAGTAGAGGAGCACCTACATACAGGAAGAGAGTCTACCAAGGAGTATGGATCTGGAAGAGACTGTCGAGTATCTGTCGACAGAGCTCGATATCGAGCGGAGTGAGCACGTTCGCGAGGTGGGTCGAGCGGTCGCCGAGCTCCGAGACTGACTCCGTCTCAGGCGATCAGATTTATTTCGTCGTCGCCGAATCCGTTCCCGCGTTTTCTCACCCTTGAGTTTAAATACCAAACCGGGGGAAACGCGGAGCGAATCGATGACTGACCACAACTCAGACCGAGAGGCGTTCCAACCTGTCGGGGAAGGCGCTCTGGTGCCGGACCCAGCGTTGGATCAGCCAGCAGACGGCCAGCCAACCCGCCAGCGTGAATCCTCGCATTCGGGTGGGTATCCGGGTGGAACAACCGACACAGACCGGGCCTGTGTCTCCTGTGGCGCATCGATCCCGGCGTCGCAACGAAAATGCCGGTTCTGTCTCGAACACGAACTCGACGCCGCGTCAGCGTCGGATGCTGCGAGTTCCGAGCAGACACTCCGTGGTGTAATCCAGTTCCTCATCGAATCAGGGACGTTCTACGGCGCCGTGGCAAAGGGAGCAGCTGCAGCGACACTCCTCACGTCAGGTCACGACGAGCCGATCGACGACTGTACGCTCATCTACGATCTCGACGACGAGCCCGCACCCCAGTTAACCGAGCGCTGGCCTACGCTCCCCGCGGCCGCCGAGGTGACCTCAGCGGCCGGTGAGGCGTTGCTAACAGCAGCCCGTGAGCGGACAGCGTGGAACGAGAGGAGCGATCGTTCTCAGACGGAGATTCCACGCGTCTATGACGAGCGTGGCCAGGGAATTCGTGCTGAGTCGTCCCTCGAGCACACGCTCGACGACAGCGATCAGCTGTGGATCGTCCCAGCAATCGCTGTGGAAACAGTACCCCACGAAACGGAGTCCACCAGTGCCGGAGCCGAAATTCCGACCGTGACAGCCCTCGAGTGCCAGCACTGTACGAGAGAAACAGAACATCGGTTCAGGACACGCGAGTCGCTCCCTGACGAGACCTGGACGGGCCAACCAATCTGGGAGTGCCAGGTGTGTGGCACAGGTCGCTACGGGCCTGCTCCCGAATAGGGCAGGAGAAATCCCGTAGATTAACCAACAGTCTCCGATAGAGATGGCTTCTGTTGGTTAATACGGTGAGTACCCTCAATTCCGACGTCAGTCACGGCGGGCGTTCATTCGGCAGGGTTCGCAGCGGCTTGCCTCCACAAATCGGGGCACGAACAGGGGTAGTGGGTAACGCACCGTGACACCGACGAGTCCGGAACGTCACGCCGACCACGGCACGGACGCATCACCAGAGGCTCGATGAACTCGCAGTCTAGACGGGCCAGGTCGTGAGCGAGGGCGCTCCATTCTTCCAGTGAATCGCATCTAGCGCGGGCGGGAACTGTTGTAGTCGGTCATCGAGGACGGCGAGTGGATGGGCATCGAGAAACGTCGCCTTGTGCCGATCAACCGGCGTGTCTTCGTGATTGAGTTGGATATGACAGGGCCCAAGGTCCGGATGGTCGGCATCTTGGTGGAATCCGAGCATCAGATTTCGGTCCGGTTCGACCCAGTTTATGCGGTAGTATTCGTGGTCGACGCCGGCGGGGTACCAGAAGCGAATCTCCAGTCGTGCTGTCGCCGCATCGTAAGAGTCACTCAGGAACGTCGTCGGATCGACATCCGCGATGACGTAGCGGGGTCGGCGTCGAGACGGGCGATAGCGGACCTCTTCACACCCTGGCTGGTTCGTCAATCGGTCGTGAACGTCGCGGAGGAGGGTCCGCTGTGTATAGCGGTCGCGACCGGCAAGAAAGATCATTCTGTGAGAGAGGAGGGTTAGCTCGTGGCGCGGTCAGCCACGTCGGTCATCTGCTCGCGGGCAGCTTCGACGTCGGAGTAGAGTTCCAGTGCGTGCTTGATGAGGCGGCGATCCTCCTCGTTCTCACGCCAGAACGCGATGACGTCGCGGCGGTCCCGGAGCTCCGCACTTGCGAGGTCGCCGTCGGCGAGCGACTGTTCGAGTTCTTCCCACGTCTCGACGTCGTAGGTCGCCTGCCACTCCTCGATCTCCTCGGTGATCGCGGCCAATTCACTCCGCAGCTCCTCGCGGGTGTTTTCCTCGATGAGCGTGCGGATCTCCTCGAAGAGCAGTCGCGTGTAGTCCGGCTGGTAGCGCGTGGTCTCGCCGGCCTCGACGCGACGCAACTGGCCCTGGTCGACGAGATCCTGAAGTTCCTCGTTGGTCGTGCTCCAGGCGGCGTCGGCCTGCTCGCTGATCCAGTTAACTGAGCGGGGTTCGCGAAGTGACTCGGCGACCGCCCGAATGCGGTCGCGGGCGCTCATCGACTCAGTCCACGATTGGACCCGATCTCGCGAGGATTCGGTCATGGTTGGTACCTCTTGGGACAGTGTTCGCGCCCTACTCTCATATATGTTTGTGATGTCTCGCATAATCAAGAGTGCCTTGCGAGCGAAGGCGTCCGGACGTTGAAATGCGATACCGACAGAAGGTATGAGCCAACCGATTACGACCAATATTCTGACTTTGAGGAACTACGGCCGACCGCCGAGGCATCCCACATCCCGGACACGATGCTGGACAACGGGTGTGAGAGTGACCTCCTGGCGGCACCGCGTCGCGACGAGCACTGGTGGCGACTCTGATGCGCCGACGACAGTCTCGTAAGGAGTCTTTCTGCGCCGGCGAGTGGTGAGGCGCTTCCGATGAATCAGCAAGTCGAACAAGGCCACCGGATGCATCGTGTGCTCAGCAATCTCAGCCGGCTCGACGTCGACCAGTTGGACGACGCGGATCGAGAGCGAGTCGAGACTGCAAGAGACCTCCTGGAAGAAGTGAGTCTCCTCACACGGCCAGAGGACGGAAGCGAGACAGACGCCCCAACAGACGACTGATCGGCGTTGCCGTTGACGTCAGGGGCACTTCCAGTGTCGGTTTATCACCCCCAAGAGGGGTGCGGGGCTTCCCGCGGGTCCAGACATGGCGATACTACAAGCTGCGACGACGTCAACCGGCGCGATCGTATCGGATCCACAGTCAGTCCGCGAGCTCTGTGAGAGCTACAGCTTCGGGACGCTCGACTGGAAGGTCACCGACAAGGGCGAACTCACCATCTGGGGGTACGATGACTTCGAAGTGTACGAGGCGCGGGAGAACGGCCTGCCGGACTACGAGGGCGGCATCGTGACCCACGAATTCTTGCGAGAACTCGCCGACCACCTCGAAGCCGACGAGGAACTCGACATCCAGACAGCGGGGTTCACAAAATGTCGCTTCCCAGTGCTGGCGAAGCGGTACGTCGTTCGCGACGGCGAAGTCCTCCACACGGACCTCAGTTCCCCCGAACCGATCGACGAGTAGAGTTGTTCATCCCCCGGGAGGGGTGCGGGGCGATCCAGTCGTGGGGTGCCCTGCGAGGTGATTGTTCAGATGGGTCACCGCGCACTTGTTGCGTACGAACGAACCGACGGACAGTACACGCTCCACTACTCTCATTGGGGTGCTGCGAACCTGAAGCTCAAGCACCGAATCTCGGCTGAGTCGCCGTTCGGTGGCGACGACACCGACTCCAAGTGGGCGAAACAGCTGCTGGCTGAACTGGCCGATGGCCTCGAGTCAGATGCGGTCGACGGCTACCTCACCGGCGAAAATCGTCCGTCGTCGGTCGTCGAGCCGAAGCCCCGCGCCACCGGGCTCACCCTCGACGAGATCGTCGCGGACCATCTCGACTACCTCCACCACGAGGCGTTCTTCGTGGTGTCGACGACGTTCGAGGTGACTGCCTATCGGACGCTGTGGTTCGGCCTGCAGTACGACTCGGAGACGGTCGAACAGGGCGAGACGGTCGGGAACGGCGCGCTCGCGACGGTGCGCTGGTACGACAGCGAGCCGGTCGGCGACGGCCACCTGCAGGGACAGTTCGCGGCCCTCAAAGACGTCGTCGGCGACATGATCGACAAGGGCGTCTTCACACCGTCGACGGCGAAACAATACCTGAAACGAAAGCTTGTGGAGCGAGTCGGAGATCGACAGAAGTTACGCATCCCAACCGGTGAATTATCCTTTGAGACGGCGAGTATCAGCCAAACGTAGGTGATTTGCTACGAAGCAGAACGGCTATCAGACTTTTCACTCAGTATTATTTTTAGCAGAGGGAGGGTAGATTAGATTCTCAGTGTATATACAAATTGAACGTAATAATGTCTACCAGTTTCAGAGGATATTAAGAGTGCCGTGCAAGATGGGCAAATGCCGTTTTTAAATCCGAGGGGTTGCTAACTGAAGAGCAAGAACCTGACACCTCAATGCCTCAATCAGCCATCACCGCAATAGGACTCAGCCTGGATATCATCGGAGCAGCACTAATTGCCATACCCGATGCACGAACCCTATTCACCCAGTTCTCCACAGGCGCACTAAGAGAGGCCCGCGACCGGATGACCCTGATTGGAACTCGACAGGGAGACACTGGTTTCAACATTCTGTGTAAAATCTTGGATGAGACTGAACCTGTGGCCGAGTTCGGCGCAAACCACGGCGGAGAAGAATACGTCGAGATCCAGGTCAACTCCCTTAGTGGGATGCAGACAACAGAAACGAGCGAACATTCCGAGTTTAGCTGGGGAGACCGGTACGTCGAAGCCCGGTACGAAGAAAACGGTGGATGGGACGAAACTGACTTCTACGACACACAGGAAGTGTTCGACGCAATCGCAGCAAAAGAACGCCCCCAAATCGCACAACTCCGTCTATACGGACTGCTAATACTCCTCTGCGGATTCTCCTTCCAACTACTGGCAACGCTCGAAGCCAACCCTATAATTCCTGCAGCAGCCGCAGCGATAACTCTAGCAGCGTGTCTTGGCATCTACACCCACCGAGACCGATTAGAATAGGAGAACTCCGCGCCCAGTTCAACGACCCCGACGACCGCCACCGAAGCTGTTGAAGAAGTTGTAGGCAGCTAATCCGATCACGGCGACCGCAAATATGGTCCCGATGCCTGAGGCAAGCTGGAATAATCCATAGCTGATCGAGAGCGATGTACCCAGCGTGTTGTAGGCATCAGCGAACGGACCGCTCGTACCCATCGGCCTCAAAACCCAGTAGATCCGAGCGGCTACGTAGAATAACACACCGATAGCCAACGCTACGAATGGTCCCAAGACCAGCGTCCGAATCGCATCGAACACATCGCCCTGTCCAGAGTTCATCAGATGATCCTCCAGTTACCGATATCAGAGTGGAGCACCAGGAAGGCTCCACCAAGTGCGACAGCTGCAATCACGAACGGACTAGCTGCCAGAATCATTGGCCCCACAGACGCAGCGATGACACCTGCTACAGCAATCTTCGCCAACTTCAGCAACGTGGCATTCCCTTTCGTCGTCAAGCTACCATTCCCGAGATGGTAGCCAGCATTCGTTGAGTATCCGAACACCGGGGCCAGCAGCATCGCGGCTACAGCCCCTACAACCCCCGTCACGAGGAGACTGGTAACCATACATTAAGTTCAAGAACTTTGAACTATAAAAGAGGTGTGGTAATTTACGGGGGTAAAAGATATGAAAACACCATTTCTGGAGGTATTACTCCCTGAATTTTGGCTTGCCTTAAAATAAACTAGGTACTGGCAAACAAGTGAACTCCATCACCAATAGTCGGAGATAGGCTCCTCTCACCGCAGGCCGTCGATGAATTCCAGACTGTGGGAAAACATCCACTTCGCATCAGTAGTCTTCTTATGCGACAACATAATCTCCCAATCCTCCTCAGGAATCGTCGCTTGATTCGGCCGCTCATCTGCTTCCCGAATCCCGGACTTCTGCGCCTCGTAAATCCGCTCCGTGCTCCATCGATTACCACGAATATAGTCCTCGTCAGGGTAACACTGGCACATCCCCTCGATCAATTTCTCCAGATACTCACCCGCTCCGATCGGTCCAAATACTTCCTGGAACGCATTAAGTCCTTGAAACATATTTAGCTTCCAAACCTCCTGTCGGTCACTCAACTCACAAGATTCAATCTCTGTGTGCGGATACTGAGGCCCCACCTGGAACGTGTTCGGATCCAGCAGCACCAATAGCTTATCTGGACTCAAAGGACAGTAGACCTCCTTTCCATCGAAATCAAAACCGTCCATCTCGCGGTCTTCAGGGAACTCCTCCCGGTACACGACCACAGGCACATCCGATGTAAAGAACGGGAGATCAGTAGAGTTCTCTACGATCCTCCATCCCATATGTTGGAACCCGATATATCGGTCATTCCCGTCGATATACATCACGCTCTCCCAGAAATCATCTACATCCTTTCCAGCTGCCTTCCATAACTCCCCTCGCATTCTGTGATGGATCTTCGCTGCCGGAGACCTGTCCCTCTGAAATGAGACAAACTGCGAAATATTCGCTATATCCTCGTCGGACAACTGCTCGCCGCTATCCAGCTTTCTTAACGAATTCACCATCGCTTTCTCCGCACGGTTCGTTGCATCACTCTCCAATAGACCCTCAGCGTAATTCTCTGAAGATGCAGCCTTCTTCACCGGATACCGCTCAATAGGATCATAATAGTCCCCGCCACCGTGTTGTTCGACCAGAGAATAACGAGATACCAAGCCCTCCTCTCCAGGAGCAAACAACCTCAAATAAGATTCCTGAACATAGTGCTCATTCACCATTCCTTAATCCAGTATGACGTATCTCGCCTATTTCAGATTGTCCGTCACCACCGCGTACAGGAAGAACTTGACCAGGTTGCTGGTGTTCTCCGCAGCACCGAGACCGTATATTAGGTCGAGTGGGATTGAGAGCGTGAACACGAGATAGAACAGCCAGTTCGAGATTAGTTCCAATGCCTGCTCAGTCTGCGTCCTACTCGTCCTCGGTCAGAACCTCTCTCAGATATGGCGTAACTCCAGTAGCTGC containing:
- a CDS encoding transcription initiation factor IIB, translating into MATRDIYETGFDEDVRTESSANQCPECDGRVTTNAVETVCEDCGLVIEEQRLDHGPEWRAYDEDERERTGAPLTAARHDRGLSTEIGHRTDAHGNELSEQKRRRLARMRREQTRGRWRSKAERNLAHGLGEVRRLASALELSESIRDQACQLFRRAQSEDLLRGRSIEAIGAASIYGTGRCNQHPLLLEDVVDAARVESTRVTNAYRTLNRELELPAPPMRPTSFVPRLISELGLDHDIRRRANELAEHAEGTALTNGCQPSGVAAACVYLAAQEQGALITQSTVASAAEVSVVTLRSRRDELQAI
- a CDS encoding biosurfactant protein 1, with amino-acid sequence MTDHNSDREAFQPVGEGALVPDPALDQPADGQPTRQRESSHSGGYPGGTTDTDRACVSCGASIPASQRKCRFCLEHELDAASASDAASSEQTLRGVIQFLIESGTFYGAVAKGAAAATLLTSGHDEPIDDCTLIYDLDDEPAPQLTERWPTLPAAAEVTSAAGEALLTAARERTAWNERSDRSQTEIPRVYDERGQGIRAESSLEHTLDDSDQLWIVPAIAVETVPHETESTSAGAEIPTVTALECQHCTRETEHRFRTRESLPDETWTGQPIWECQVCGTGRYGPAPE
- a CDS encoding DUF7342 family protein is translated as MTESSRDRVQSWTESMSARDRIRAVAESLREPRSVNWISEQADAAWSTTNEELQDLVDQGQLRRVEAGETTRYQPDYTRLLFEEIRTLIEENTREELRSELAAITEEIEEWQATYDVETWEELEQSLADGDLASAELRDRRDVIAFWRENEEDRRLIKHALELYSDVEAAREQMTDVADRATS
- a CDS encoding DUF6735 family protein, with protein sequence MGHRALVAYERTDGQYTLHYSHWGAANLKLKHRISAESPFGGDDTDSKWAKQLLAELADGLESDAVDGYLTGENRPSSVVEPKPRATGLTLDEIVADHLDYLHHEAFFVVSTTFEVTAYRTLWFGLQYDSETVEQGETVGNGALATVRWYDSEPVGDGHLQGQFAALKDVVGDMIDKGVFTPSTAKQYLKRKLVERVGDRQKLRIPTGELSFETASISQT
- a CDS encoding DUF4238 domain-containing protein — encoded protein: MNEHYVQESYLRLFAPGEEGLVSRYSLVEQHGGGDYYDPIERYPVKKAASSENYAEGLLESDATNRAEKAMVNSLRKLDSGEQLSDEDIANISQFVSFQRDRSPAAKIHHRMRGELWKAAGKDVDDFWESVMYIDGNDRYIGFQHMGWRIVENSTDLPFFTSDVPVVVYREEFPEDREMDGFDFDGKEVYCPLSPDKLLVLLDPNTFQVGPQYPHTEIESCELSDRQEVWKLNMFQGLNAFQEVFGPIGAGEYLEKLIEGMCQCYPDEDYIRGNRWSTERIYEAQKSGIREADERPNQATIPEEDWEIMLSHKKTTDAKWMFSHSLEFIDGLR